Proteins from a genomic interval of Salinivibrio kushneri:
- the nagA gene encoding N-acetylglucosamine-6-phosphate deacetylase, which yields MYALTHCRIFTGHEVLDDHAIVIREGLIDAVCRQDALPNNIATRALNGALVSPGFIDLQLNGCGGVMFNDAITPDTIATMHQANLKSGCTNFLPTLITSSDADMQAAISAMRTYQQQHPHQALGLHLEGPYLNIEKKGIHSADYIRPSNDQMINYLCDNADVIAKVTLAPELAPASHIQALKQAGIVVSAGHTNATYAQAKQGFTHGISFATHLFNAMTSISGREPGVVGAIYDTPDVYTGVIADGFHVSYPNIRLAHKVKGEKLVLVTDAVAPAGADMDHFIFVGKKVYYRDGKCVDENGTLGGSALTMDQAIYNSVEHVGIALDEALRMATLYPARAIGIEQHYGSIRPGKVANLAIFDRAINVQATIVNGQYLQS from the coding sequence ATGTATGCGTTAACTCACTGCCGGATTTTTACCGGCCATGAGGTGTTGGATGATCATGCCATCGTGATTCGAGAAGGCCTGATTGACGCCGTCTGTCGACAAGACGCCCTACCCAATAATATTGCCACGCGTGCGCTCAACGGTGCATTAGTCAGCCCAGGCTTCATTGACCTTCAGCTTAATGGCTGTGGCGGGGTGATGTTTAATGATGCCATTACGCCTGACACCATCGCGACCATGCATCAGGCTAACCTTAAGTCAGGTTGCACCAATTTTCTCCCCACTCTGATCACTAGCTCTGATGCCGATATGCAAGCCGCCATCAGCGCCATGCGGACGTACCAACAACAGCACCCCCATCAGGCGCTGGGGTTACACCTTGAAGGCCCTTATTTGAATATCGAAAAAAAGGGGATACACAGTGCTGACTATATTCGTCCAAGCAACGATCAGATGATCAACTACTTGTGCGACAATGCGGATGTGATTGCTAAAGTCACCCTCGCGCCTGAATTGGCACCTGCGTCACATATTCAAGCCCTTAAGCAAGCTGGTATCGTGGTTTCTGCTGGCCATACCAATGCCACTTACGCACAAGCTAAGCAAGGCTTTACCCATGGCATTTCCTTTGCCACGCACCTGTTTAACGCGATGACCTCTATATCAGGCCGTGAGCCAGGCGTCGTCGGTGCTATCTACGATACACCGGATGTTTACACTGGCGTGATTGCTGACGGCTTTCACGTTTCATACCCTAACATTCGTCTCGCACATAAAGTAAAAGGTGAGAAATTAGTGTTGGTTACGGATGCGGTTGCACCAGCAGGAGCCGACATGGATCACTTTATTTTTGTAGGTAAGAAAGTATATTACCGTGACGGTAAGTGTGTTGATGAAAATGGCACGCTTGGCGGCTCGGCTCTGACGATGGATCAAGCGATTTATAACAGTGTTGAGCATGTAGGGATCGCCTTGGATGAAGCTTTGCGGATGGCTACGCTCTATCCCGCTCGCGCAATCGGTATCGAACAACACTATGGCAGCATTCGTCCGGGGAAAGTTGCGAATCTTGCCATTTTCGACCGAGCAATCAACGTTCAAGCGACGATCGTAAACGGACAATATCTACAAAGCTAG
- the nagB gene encoding glucosamine-6-phosphate deaminase gives MRLIPLQTSQQVGLWSARYIVDTINTFSPTADNPFVLGLPTGGTPLNTYKQLIKLHQQGEVSFKHVVTFNMDEYCGIPADHPQAYRTFMYQNFFNHIDIQEKNINLLDGNATDVDVECQRYEEKIKAYGKIHLFMGGVGNDGHIAFNEPASSLASRTRIKTLTEDTRVANSRFFDNDINQVPKHALTIGVGTLLDAEEVMILVTGHNKAQALEAAVEGSVNHLWTVSALQLHPKAMIVCDAPSTAELKVKTVKYFQELEAQNIHHL, from the coding sequence ATGCGACTCATTCCTTTACAAACCAGCCAACAAGTCGGCCTATGGTCGGCTCGCTATATCGTTGATACCATCAACACGTTTTCGCCGACTGCCGATAACCCCTTTGTTCTGGGCTTACCCACGGGGGGGACGCCACTCAACACCTATAAGCAACTCATAAAACTCCACCAGCAAGGTGAAGTCAGCTTCAAGCACGTGGTGACCTTTAATATGGACGAATACTGTGGGATCCCTGCTGATCACCCACAAGCCTATCGTACCTTTATGTACCAAAACTTTTTTAACCATATTGATATTCAGGAAAAAAACATCAACTTGCTTGATGGCAATGCGACCGATGTCGATGTCGAGTGCCAACGCTATGAAGAAAAAATCAAGGCATACGGCAAAATCCATCTCTTTATGGGTGGTGTAGGTAACGATGGTCATATTGCGTTTAATGAACCTGCGTCATCATTAGCCTCAAGAACACGGATCAAAACCTTGACCGAGGATACCCGTGTGGCAAACTCTCGCTTTTTTGATAATGATATCAATCAAGTACCTAAGCATGCGCTCACTATTGGTGTCGGCACCTTATTAGATGCAGAAGAAGTCATGATCTTGGTGACAGGACACAATAAAGCCCAGGCACTTGAGGCCGCGGTGGAAGGCTCAGTGAACCACTTATGGACAGTATCAGCGCTACAACTGCACCCAAAAGCGATGATTGTGTGTGATGCGCCTTCAACAGCAGAACTAAAAGTAAAAACTGTGAAGTATTTTCAAGAGCTTGAAGCCCAAAATATACACCATTTATAA
- the nagE gene encoding N-acetylglucosamine-specific PTS transporter subunit IIBC, whose translation MNILGYAQRIGRALMVPVAVLPAAAILMGVGYWLDPTGWGGNNALAAFLIKSGAAIIDNMSVLFAIGVAYGMSKDKDGAAALAGFVGFMVITTLCAPGAVSQIGLVDISVGNNELAFSKINNQFIGILIGVVSAELYNRYSGVELPKALAFFSGKRLVPILVSVVAIIISFVLMFVWPVLFGGLVHFGESITNLGAAGAGVYGFFNRLLIPVGLHHALNAVFWFDTVGINDLGRFWMGAQGLETGEAIKGTTGMYMAGFFPVMMFGLPGAALAIYHTARPENKARVASIMIAAGFASFFTGVTEPLEFSFLFVAPLLFVLHALLTGISLFIAATFDWTAGFGFSAGLVDLVLSSKNPVANQWYMLPILGLVFFALYYVSFRAAISALNLKTPGREDDAVESAPASANTGEASDNRELARKYLKALGGHQNLTSIDACITRLRLSVADREVVDEAKLKAIGAMGVVKLGENNLQVILGPLAEIIAGELKQIPEDEDLSKVALP comes from the coding sequence GTGAATATTCTTGGTTATGCACAACGTATAGGTCGTGCGCTGATGGTACCGGTTGCGGTATTGCCAGCAGCTGCGATCTTAATGGGGGTCGGCTACTGGCTTGACCCAACTGGATGGGGTGGAAACAACGCCTTAGCTGCTTTCTTGATTAAATCAGGGGCAGCGATTATCGACAATATGTCAGTGTTATTTGCCATTGGTGTGGCGTATGGCATGTCAAAAGATAAAGATGGCGCCGCCGCTCTGGCAGGGTTTGTGGGCTTTATGGTTATCACTACACTGTGTGCGCCTGGTGCGGTGAGTCAAATTGGCTTGGTCGATATTTCAGTCGGCAACAATGAGCTTGCTTTTAGCAAAATCAACAACCAGTTTATCGGTATCTTGATCGGCGTGGTGTCCGCTGAGCTGTATAACCGCTACAGCGGGGTTGAATTGCCAAAAGCGTTGGCGTTCTTTAGCGGCAAGCGTTTGGTGCCGATCTTGGTCTCAGTGGTGGCGATCATCATCTCATTTGTATTGATGTTTGTCTGGCCTGTTCTTTTTGGTGGCTTGGTTCACTTTGGCGAAAGCATCACCAATCTGGGTGCGGCGGGTGCCGGTGTGTATGGCTTCTTTAACCGCCTACTTATCCCTGTTGGTCTGCACCACGCGCTTAACGCCGTGTTCTGGTTCGATACCGTCGGTATTAACGACTTGGGCCGCTTCTGGATGGGAGCACAAGGCCTTGAAACAGGCGAAGCGATTAAAGGGACTACAGGCATGTACATGGCAGGTTTCTTCCCCGTCATGATGTTTGGTCTTCCAGGTGCTGCACTTGCAATTTATCATACTGCGCGTCCTGAGAATAAAGCGCGTGTTGCGTCTATCATGATTGCCGCTGGCTTTGCGTCTTTCTTTACTGGGGTGACTGAGCCGCTCGAATTCTCATTCTTGTTTGTCGCACCTTTGTTGTTTGTGTTGCATGCGCTGTTAACGGGTATTTCACTGTTCATCGCCGCCACTTTCGACTGGACGGCAGGCTTCGGCTTCTCGGCAGGGTTAGTTGACTTGGTGTTGTCATCGAAAAACCCGGTGGCTAACCAGTGGTACATGCTACCTATTTTGGGCCTTGTGTTCTTTGCGCTCTACTACGTGTCATTCCGTGCCGCGATTTCAGCCTTGAACCTGAAAACGCCAGGCCGAGAAGATGACGCAGTAGAAAGTGCACCGGCGAGCGCCAATACGGGTGAAGCGAGCGATAATCGCGAACTGGCACGTAAGTACCTTAAAGCCCTTGGTGGTCATCAAAACCTCACATCAATTGATGCTTGTATTACCCGTCTGCGTCTGTCGGTTGCCGACCGCGAGGTGGTTGATGAAGCGAAATTGAAAGCGATTGGGGCGATGGGGGTCGTCAAGCTTGGCGAGAATAACTTGCAGGTCATTCTTGGCCCCCTAGCAGAAATCATTGCCGGTGAACTGAAACAAATCCCAGAAGATGAAGATTTGTCAAAAGTCGCGCTGCCTTAA
- the glnS gene encoding glutamine--tRNA ligase has product MSDAEARPTNFIRQIIDKDLAEGKHTAVVTRFPPEPNGYLHIGHAKSICLNFGIAQDYQGECNLRFDDTNPEKENVEYVESIKRDVQWLGFDWAGEVRYSSNYFDKLYGYAVELIEKGLAYVEELTPDEIREYRGTLTEPGKHSPYRERSVEENLALFEKMRAGEFAEGKACLRAKIDMASPFMVMRDPVLYRVRFAHHHQTGDKWCIYPMYDFTHCISDALEGITHSLCTLEFQDNRRLYDWVLENITIDCTPHQYEFSRLNLEYTVMSKRKLNQLVEEQLVNGWDDPRMLTISGLRRRGYTPASIREFCQRIGVTKQDNTIEMSALESCVRDDLNENAPRAMAVLDPIKLVIENKADDVEWLDAPNHPNQPEMGTRQVPFSREIWIEREDFRESANKKYKRLVLEKEVRLRNAYVVKAERCEKDDEGNITTVYCSYDPDTLGKDPADGRKVKGVIHWVSAAEALPAEFRLYDRLFTVPNPASADNFAETINPESLQVQHGFVEPSMQNAPVEKGYQFERTGYFCVDNKDSRKDALVFNRTVSLRDTWAKIEGK; this is encoded by the coding sequence ATGAGTGATGCTGAAGCTCGTCCCACCAACTTTATTCGCCAAATCATTGATAAAGACTTGGCGGAAGGGAAACACACAGCGGTCGTGACACGTTTCCCGCCTGAGCCGAATGGCTATTTGCACATCGGCCATGCCAAATCAATTTGTTTGAACTTCGGGATCGCACAAGACTATCAGGGTGAATGTAACCTGCGTTTTGATGATACCAATCCAGAAAAAGAAAACGTGGAATACGTTGAATCTATCAAGCGTGACGTCCAATGGTTGGGCTTTGACTGGGCAGGAGAGGTGCGTTACTCCTCAAACTATTTTGACAAGCTTTATGGCTACGCGGTTGAGCTGATTGAAAAAGGGTTGGCATACGTTGAAGAGCTGACGCCCGACGAGATCAGAGAGTATCGTGGCACATTGACCGAGCCGGGCAAGCACAGCCCTTATCGTGAACGCTCGGTTGAAGAGAATTTGGCACTGTTTGAAAAAATGCGAGCGGGTGAGTTTGCCGAAGGTAAGGCCTGTTTGCGTGCTAAAATCGATATGGCGTCCCCCTTTATGGTGATGCGGGATCCGGTTTTATACCGTGTTCGTTTTGCGCATCATCATCAGACTGGCGACAAGTGGTGCATTTATCCAATGTACGACTTTACCCATTGCATTTCAGATGCACTGGAAGGGATCACGCATTCTCTATGTACCCTCGAATTTCAAGATAACCGACGCCTATACGATTGGGTATTGGAAAACATCACTATCGACTGTACGCCGCACCAATATGAGTTCAGCCGCTTGAATCTCGAGTATACCGTGATGTCTAAACGTAAGCTGAACCAACTGGTGGAGGAGCAGTTAGTAAACGGTTGGGATGACCCGCGTATGCTGACTATTTCAGGCTTGCGTCGTCGGGGTTACACGCCTGCCTCCATTCGTGAGTTTTGTCAGCGTATTGGTGTGACTAAGCAAGATAACACCATTGAAATGAGTGCGCTTGAATCTTGCGTGCGTGATGACTTAAACGAAAATGCACCACGCGCCATGGCGGTGCTCGATCCCATTAAACTGGTGATTGAAAACAAAGCCGATGACGTGGAGTGGCTTGATGCACCCAACCATCCCAATCAGCCAGAGATGGGGACGCGCCAGGTGCCATTTTCGCGCGAGATCTGGATTGAGCGAGAAGACTTCCGTGAATCAGCCAACAAGAAGTACAAGCGACTGGTACTGGAGAAGGAAGTACGTTTGCGCAATGCCTACGTGGTAAAAGCGGAGCGTTGTGAAAAAGACGATGAGGGCAATATTACCACTGTATATTGCAGCTATGATCCAGACACCCTCGGTAAAGATCCTGCCGATGGGCGAAAAGTGAAAGGCGTGATCCATTGGGTTTCTGCGGCTGAGGCGTTACCCGCTGAATTCCGTTTGTATGACCGCTTATTTACGGTGCCAAATCCGGCCAGCGCGGACAACTTCGCGGAAACCATTAATCCTGAGTCGTTACAGGTACAGCATGGCTTTGTCGAGCCAAGCATGCAAAATGCGCCTGTCGAAAAGGGCTATCAGTTTGAGCGTACAGGCTATTTTTGTGTAGATAATAAAGATAGCCGTAAGGATGCGCTTGTCTTCAACCGGACGGTGAGCTTGCGTGATACCTGGGCGAAGATAGAAGGTAAATAA
- the fcrX gene encoding ferric iron uptake transcriptional regulator FcrX codes for MSDNNQALKQAGLKVTLPRLKILEVLQQPDCQHISAEDLYKKLIDLGEEIGLATVYRVLNQFDDAGIVTRHHFEGGKSVFELATQHHHDHLVCLDCGKVIEFSDDLIEERQKEIAARFNVQLTNHSLYLYGHCQEGDCKADPSIHNAD; via the coding sequence ATGTCAGACAATAACCAGGCGTTGAAGCAAGCTGGGCTCAAAGTCACCCTTCCACGGCTCAAGATCCTAGAAGTGCTGCAACAGCCAGATTGCCAGCACATCAGTGCCGAAGACCTGTATAAGAAATTAATCGATCTAGGTGAAGAAATTGGCCTAGCGACCGTGTACCGCGTACTGAACCAATTTGATGATGCAGGCATTGTCACGCGTCACCACTTTGAAGGCGGCAAGTCCGTATTTGAACTGGCGACCCAGCATCATCATGACCATCTGGTCTGCCTTGACTGCGGTAAAGTGATTGAATTTTCTGATGATTTGATTGAAGAGCGTCAGAAAGAAATCGCCGCGCGCTTTAATGTGCAACTAACAAATCATAGTTTGTATTTGTATGGCCACTGTCAGGAAGGTGACTGCAAAGCCGATCCATCCATTCACAACGCTGACTAA
- a CDS encoding DUF4442 domain-containing protein — translation MSTYMYRFYKPRIVKWALNSWPPFWGAGIHIDAISQDFKRVNMRLKLRWWNKNANRTQYGGSIFSLTDPVYALMLMGILGPQYHVWDKQADINFIKPGTTDLYADFVISDAVLTDIQQQAGQGDKVLPEFVVHVKDANGDVVAEVKRTLYVRKKRQYRDAASKQAA, via the coding sequence ATGTCAACTTACATGTATCGTTTCTACAAACCACGTATTGTTAAGTGGGCACTTAACAGCTGGCCACCTTTTTGGGGCGCAGGGATCCATATTGATGCCATCAGCCAGGATTTTAAACGTGTCAATATGCGCTTGAAACTCCGCTGGTGGAATAAAAATGCTAACCGTACCCAATATGGCGGTAGCATCTTCTCCTTGACTGATCCTGTCTATGCGCTGATGTTAATGGGCATTCTCGGTCCTCAGTACCATGTGTGGGACAAGCAAGCTGATATCAATTTTATTAAGCCGGGAACCACGGACTTGTACGCAGATTTTGTGATCAGCGATGCGGTGTTAACCGATATCCAACAACAAGCAGGACAGGGCGATAAGGTGTTGCCAGAGTTCGTGGTACATGTGAAAGATGCAAATGGTGACGTGGTCGCGGAAGTAAAGCGCACCCTATACGTGAGGAAGAAACGTCAGTATCGAGATGCAGCCAGCAAACAAGCTGCATGA
- the fldA gene encoding flavodoxin FldA — MASVGLFFGSDTGNTEAIAKTIQKQLGKQMVHVQDIAKSSKEDIDNFDLLLIGIPTWYYGEAQCDWDDFFPELEQIDFSTKLVAIFGCGDQEDYAEYFCDAMGTVRDIIEAKGATIIGHWPTEGYEFEASQALVDDNHFVGLCVDEDRQPELTDERVSKWVKQVYEEMCLAELED, encoded by the coding sequence ATGGCGAGTGTAGGTCTCTTCTTTGGTAGTGACACGGGAAACACGGAAGCAATTGCAAAAACCATTCAAAAGCAGTTAGGCAAACAAATGGTTCACGTGCAGGATATCGCAAAAAGCAGCAAAGAAGATATTGATAACTTCGATTTGCTGCTGATCGGTATTCCGACATGGTATTACGGTGAAGCGCAGTGCGACTGGGATGACTTTTTCCCAGAGTTAGAGCAAATTGACTTCTCAACAAAACTCGTGGCTATTTTCGGCTGTGGCGACCAGGAAGATTACGCAGAATACTTCTGTGATGCCATGGGCACCGTCCGCGATATCATTGAAGCGAAAGGCGCTACCATCATTGGTCACTGGCCAACTGAAGGGTATGAATTTGAAGCGTCGCAAGCGTTGGTTGATGACAACCACTTTGTCGGCTTGTGTGTGGATGAAGATCGCCAACCTGAACTGACCGACGAGCGTGTAAGCAAGTGGGTAAAACAAGTTTATGAAGAAATGTGTTTAGCAGAGCTTGAAGACTAA
- a CDS encoding DUF2788 domain-containing protein, which translates to MLYEHFQLLEKIGLDLVFAAIFFFIGMAIKDVLREGNVPVFGRRIVWFVLTLGCVGFIVKGVIQLVWEGVGIG; encoded by the coding sequence ATGCTTTACGAGCACTTTCAATTGCTCGAGAAAATAGGTCTAGATCTCGTCTTCGCCGCGATTTTCTTTTTTATCGGCATGGCAATTAAAGACGTGCTACGTGAGGGCAATGTGCCAGTATTCGGCCGACGGATCGTCTGGTTTGTGCTCACACTAGGCTGTGTCGGCTTTATCGTAAAAGGTGTGATTCAGTTGGTTTGGGAGGGGGTCGGCATCGGCTAA
- a CDS encoding alpha/beta fold hydrolase yields the protein MLLNGKSRGEGSPLVLIHGLFGDLDNLGGLAKTLSEHFCVYQIDLPNHGRSYHTQDTNYRSQSDAVVAWMDAQQLESAIIVGHSMGGKVAMAVAQRFPERVEQLVVMDIAPVDYQVNRHDNVFKALHQTQRVTLESRQQAQTMMNETIENPGVSQFLLKSLYKTDHGHYAWRFNIDNLYHGYRDIMGWTDFGQYAGPTLFVKGQNSEYILPDHREAITAQFPHSKAHMVAGTGHWLHAEKPAVVANVIERFLMPSER from the coding sequence GTGTTATTAAACGGAAAGTCTCGCGGTGAGGGCTCACCGCTTGTATTGATCCACGGTTTATTTGGTGATCTCGACAATTTAGGCGGGCTCGCCAAGACACTATCCGAGCATTTTTGTGTCTATCAAATTGATCTACCTAACCATGGTCGCTCCTATCATACACAGGACACGAATTATCGAAGCCAGTCCGATGCCGTGGTCGCGTGGATGGATGCACAACAGCTTGAGTCAGCCATTATCGTTGGCCATTCAATGGGTGGCAAAGTGGCGATGGCCGTCGCTCAGCGCTTCCCAGAGCGCGTCGAACAACTGGTGGTGATGGATATTGCCCCAGTCGATTATCAAGTTAACCGCCATGACAACGTGTTCAAGGCATTGCATCAGACGCAAAGGGTGACACTGGAAAGCCGCCAACAAGCGCAAACCATGATGAATGAAACGATTGAAAATCCAGGTGTAAGCCAATTTTTATTGAAATCACTCTATAAAACCGATCACGGTCACTACGCCTGGCGCTTCAATATTGATAATCTTTATCACGGCTATCGTGACATCATGGGGTGGACAGATTTTGGCCAATATGCAGGCCCCACTCTGTTTGTCAAAGGGCAGAACTCTGAATACATTCTGCCAGACCACCGTGAGGCCATTACCGCTCAGTTTCCGCATTCAAAAGCACATATGGTGGCAGGCACGGGTCACTGGCTACATGCTGAAAAGCCAGCGGTGGTTGCCAACGTCATCGAACGTTTTTTAATGCCGAGCGAGCGTTAA
- the seqA gene encoding replication initiation negative regulator SeqA, whose protein sequence is MKTIEVDDDLYRYIASQTQHIGESASDILRRLLLSDSAPQPTQAAPTTPSRSSGIVVSKDAGRSASVDRVKAMRTLLISDEFAAQERAIGRFMLILTTLYRVDQQGFADGMALKGRTRLYFADNPQTLLESGKTTKPKQIPETPFWVITNTNTGRKRQMVEQLMEKMQFPSDLTEKVVNAI, encoded by the coding sequence ATGAAGACGATAGAGGTTGACGACGATCTATACCGGTATATTGCCAGCCAAACTCAGCATATTGGCGAAAGCGCATCAGACATCCTGCGTCGCTTACTGCTGTCGGACTCGGCACCGCAGCCCACTCAGGCTGCGCCGACGACGCCCTCTCGTTCTAGCGGTATTGTTGTCAGTAAAGATGCTGGGCGCAGTGCGTCCGTCGATCGTGTCAAAGCGATGCGAACGTTATTGATTTCAGATGAGTTTGCGGCCCAAGAACGAGCGATTGGGCGTTTCATGCTGATCCTCACCACCTTATACCGTGTTGACCAACAAGGATTCGCAGATGGTATGGCGCTAAAAGGGCGTACCCGTCTGTATTTTGCCGATAATCCACAAACTTTATTAGAAAGCGGCAAAACCACCAAACCCAAGCAGATTCCAGAAACACCTTTTTGGGTCATCACCAACACGAATACTGGCCGTAAGCGTCAGATGGTGGAGCAGCTTATGGAAAAAATGCAGTTCCCGAGTGATTTGACTGAGAAGGTTGTGAACGCGATTTAA
- the pgm gene encoding phosphoglucomutase (alpha-D-glucose-1,6-bisphosphate-dependent) encodes MAVHPQAGQRANPQDLCDIPALVTRFFQTQPRPGHPSQRVAFGTSGHRGSALNTTFNRDHILAIAQAICDERSARGISGPVFVGKDTHALSEPAFGAVVEVLTANQVQVIAQAEQGYTPTPGISQQILAYNRDHAEQADGIVITPSHNPPQDGGIKYNPPHGGPAEGAITKSIEARANDYIDAGLEGVQRLAIDEARASAYYQEQDLVTPYVAGLEHVVDIKAIQAAGLKLAVDPLGGAGIRYWQQIAAHYQLDITLINDHVDPTFGFMPRDGDGVIRMDCSSAYAMAGLLAYKDDYDLAFGNDPDFDRHGIVTPAGLMNPNHYLAVCIDYLFRHRPQWSADLGVGKTLVSSAIIDKVVGDLARPLVEVPVGFKWFVPGLSEGTLGFGGEESAGASFLTFDGQPWSTDKDGIILCLLAAEILAVTGLTPQAYYQKLAGKHGDPAYNRLQAVANAAQKQVLSQLNPDMVTAETLAGDPITAKLTHAPGNGAAIGGLKVVTEFGWFAARPSGTEDIYKIYCESFKGNDHLRLIEQEAQQIVDRVFNEQGV; translated from the coding sequence ATGGCAGTGCATCCTCAAGCCGGACAGCGCGCGAACCCGCAAGATTTGTGTGATATTCCGGCGCTTGTGACGCGTTTTTTCCAGACTCAACCACGTCCAGGTCATCCGTCGCAACGTGTTGCGTTTGGGACGTCAGGCCACCGTGGAAGCGCGTTGAACACCACATTTAATCGCGACCATATTCTCGCGATTGCACAAGCAATTTGTGATGAGCGCAGCGCGCGCGGTATTTCTGGCCCTGTCTTTGTAGGAAAAGACACTCATGCGCTTTCCGAGCCCGCCTTCGGTGCCGTGGTTGAAGTATTAACGGCCAATCAGGTACAGGTTATTGCGCAAGCCGAGCAGGGCTATACGCCAACGCCGGGCATTTCTCAACAAATTCTGGCTTATAACCGTGATCATGCTGAGCAAGCGGATGGGATTGTGATCACCCCTTCACACAATCCGCCGCAAGATGGTGGCATCAAGTATAATCCACCTCATGGTGGCCCAGCAGAAGGCGCTATCACAAAATCGATTGAAGCACGCGCCAACGACTATATTGATGCTGGCTTAGAAGGCGTTCAACGATTGGCTATCGACGAAGCACGGGCAAGCGCTTACTACCAGGAGCAAGACTTAGTGACGCCTTATGTCGCAGGGCTGGAGCATGTCGTTGATATCAAGGCCATTCAGGCGGCAGGATTAAAACTTGCCGTCGACCCTTTGGGGGGAGCCGGGATCCGCTATTGGCAGCAAATTGCCGCGCATTATCAACTCGATATTACCCTGATTAATGATCATGTCGACCCAACCTTTGGCTTTATGCCTCGCGATGGTGATGGCGTGATTCGTATGGATTGCTCTTCAGCATACGCCATGGCTGGACTCCTAGCGTACAAGGACGATTATGATTTGGCATTTGGTAATGATCCAGATTTCGATCGCCATGGCATTGTGACTCCGGCTGGCTTGATGAATCCTAACCACTATTTAGCGGTGTGCATCGATTATTTATTCCGTCACCGTCCGCAGTGGTCAGCCGATTTAGGCGTGGGTAAGACCCTGGTGTCCAGTGCGATCATTGATAAGGTGGTTGGCGATCTCGCCCGTCCGCTGGTTGAAGTGCCCGTCGGCTTTAAATGGTTTGTGCCTGGCTTGAGTGAAGGAACGCTTGGCTTTGGCGGAGAAGAAAGTGCTGGCGCCTCATTCTTAACCTTTGATGGGCAGCCATGGTCAACGGATAAAGATGGTATCATTCTTTGCTTACTGGCGGCAGAAATTCTGGCGGTAACAGGACTTACACCGCAGGCGTACTATCAGAAACTCGCCGGCAAGCATGGCGATCCAGCCTATAACCGATTACAAGCGGTTGCCAATGCAGCGCAAAAGCAGGTGCTCAGTCAGCTCAACCCCGATATGGTGACGGCAGAGACCTTAGCTGGTGATCCCATTACCGCCAAACTGACGCATGCGCCGGGCAATGGCGCTGCTATTGGCGGTTTGAAAGTGGTCACAGAATTTGGCTGGTTCGCAGCGCGCCCCTCCGGGACAGAAGATATTTACAAAATCTACTGTGAAAGCTTTAAAGGCAATGATCACTTACGTCTCATCGAGCAAGAAGCGCAACAAATTGTTGATCGTGTGTTCAATGAGCAAGGTGTTTAG